The window ACCTGCAATGATTTCGCGATCTCCTCCACTGCCATCATTGACGACGCCTTGGTCCAGGATGCGAATGTCGCCGCTGGCGACAATATTGATTTCTCCGTTTTCTGTATTCAGGACGTTGTCATTACCGATGGTCGTTGAGACCAGATCTAAAGAACCGGTGACGCTAATATTGATGTCGCCCCGCGCACCACCGCTGGCGGTTTCAATCTGGTGGACTGTCAGTGTCGCCCCTGGCAGTCCGTTGACGTTACTATGCACATCGACAGTTCCCCCACTGACGATTCGGTCGACAGTTCCGATCGAATTGCCGGTGCTGGACAGATCCACGTCGCCGGCGGCGTAGATTGACACGAGATCCGCTGAGATGCCGGTGCCTGCCGCCTGGCTAATGGCGTCACTCACGGGTGCGCCGACGTCTCCGATCTGGAGTGAACCATCAACGACATCGATCTCACCGAGCCGGATCTGATTGGCGTTGTCGATCGTGATCAGTCCACCGGCGCCATCGGAGAGGAGCGTACTGGTGGCGAAATCAATGTCATCACCACCGCCGTCGACATGAATGGTGTTCGCGACCAGATGGATGTTGCCGTCTGCTACACCTGAGACACCGGCATCGAGAAAGAGGTCAATGGTGTCGATTGAATTGGCGGTGCTGGACAGATCCACGTCGCCGGCGGCGTAGATTGACACGAGATCCGCTGAGATGCCGGTGCCTGCCGCCTGGCTAATGGCGTCACTCACGGGTGCGCCGACGTCTCCGATCTGGAGTGAACCATCAACGACATCGATCTCACCGAGCCGGATCTGATTGGCGTTGTCGATCGTGATCAGTCCACCGGCGCCATCGGAGAGGAGCGTACTGGTGGCGAAATCAATGTCATCACCACCGCCGTCGACATGAATGGTGTTCGCGACCAGATGGATGTTGCCGTCTGCTACACCTGAGACACCGGCATCGAGAAAGAGGTCAATGGTGTCGACTGAATTGGCAGTGCTGGACAGATCCACGTCGCCGGCGGCGTAGATTGACACGAGATCCGCTGAGATGCCGGTGCCTGCCGCCTGGCTAATGGCGTCAGTCACGGGTGCGCCGACGTCTCCGATCTGGAGTGAACCATCAACGACATCGATCTCACCGAGCCGGATCTGATTGGCGTTGTCGATCGTGATCAGTCCACCGGCGCCATCGGAGAGGAGCGTACTGGTGGCGAAATCAATGTCATCACCACCGCCGTCGACACGAATGTCTTCTGCGGTGAGGATCAGGGTATTGCTGGATAGGTTGGATGCGTCCGCGTTGAGCGAGATGTCGAGCGAGTCGCTGCCAATTCCGCCATCGGCACTGACATTCAGACCGACGGGAACATCGATCCGCAGCGAGTCGTTGCCGGCACCCAGGTTTGCCGTCAGCCGGTTGGAAGTGATTTTGCTGGGGTCGAGCGAGTTGGTCGTAATCGGATTGCCCGCTCCGTCCGTGCCGATGCGGATCGGCACGAGGCCGTTGGCATCAAAAATCTCAATTTCCCCGGCTGTGTTGAGCGTCACGTCCACGACATCGTCAGTCGCATCGCCCGAGATGAGCAAGTCACCTGTGCCCATCAATTCCGCCGTTGCGTTGAGCACGATCCGAGGTTCGAGCACCCTCACGCGTGGGATCCATGGCTCGTGGAGAGTCGAATGCGACTGGCGGTGGTGATCATGCTGCTGAGGGGATTCGAGCAAACCCCGACGCCAGTGACCGCGCACGGCATCAAAAATCGAGCGGAATCGGTATGGCGAGCGGAATTTCATACAGCATCAGTGCGAACGGAGAGTGCATCTGCCCTGCAATTCTACTCAAATCGCGCCAAGTAAGCGATTGCGACCGCTCTTGTTCATCATTATTTAGAACGGCGCGTCGTCATCTTCCCCACCCGCTTCGGCGAAGGCGTCGTTTGCTGAACCGCTTGATGTGGGGCCATCACCGACGACCTGGTAGGTCAACGCCTCGAGATTGACGAAGAATTTCACTTCGCTGTCGGCATCCTTCTGCCAGCGACGGCCATTCAGACGATAGGTAATCTCGACTTCATCACCTTTTTTCAATCCATCAACAGTATCGCACGCGTCACGAGTGAACTCGACGGGAACGTAATTCGTGAAGCTGCCTTTATCCTGCTCTAGCACGACCATGCGTTTACGAAACCCTTTCTGACCATAGGTCTTGGTCTCTTCAATCATATGGACCACGCCACGTACTTTTGCGTCACTCATTGTTTACTCGATCAGTTCGTCAGTCAGGATTATTTCACGCTCGGCTCGCCGCCGCCGTTTGCACCTCCAGAGTGTAAGCCTTTCGGCTGCGAGACTAAAGGGCGTCCCTGATCACTGATCGTCACAGTCAGTCCGATCGATTGATAGATTCGATTGAATTCCTCGACAAACGATTCGGTCTCGGTCATGGGCATGACGAGCGGTCCGACGGGACGCTGCCCGTGACGAACAACCGCGGGCGAGGCAATGGGCGGTCGGTGGCTGCTCACGATTGATCTCGCGTATCGTTTTGCAGGCTGGGGTTGCTAACGGTGGCAGCTGAATTTGGCGAGACCTGAGCGGCAGCTCCCGCCACCCGGTACGAGACACTGGGGTGCGGGAAACCGAGATTTTTGTCAACGCGATTAAACAGGGGATCGCCAGCAAAATAACGCCGCAGATTGATACAGACGAGGTCCGTCGTGTCGTCCACACGCCGGATGGATTGGGCACCAACGTGCGGCGTGATGAGGACATGAGGGTCCGTCCACAGCGGGCTGGTCGGCGGTAACGGTTCGGTTTCAGTCACGTCGACTCCCGCACCCGCCAAATGTCCCGACGCGAGTGCCGCAACGAGCGCCGCTTCGTCCACCACCGGTCCGCGTGCGACATTGATAAAATATCCCCCGGGCTTCATCGCAGCGAATTGTTCGGCGCCGATACAGTGGTGTGTCAGTGCGTTCAGCGGCAGCGTCAAGATTACGATATCGGCCGCGGCAAACAGATCGTTGACCCGCGCCGCTGGCCACAGCTCAGCGACTTCTGGCGGTTGACTCTCGGGATAGAAATCTGTCGCCAGGACACGCACTTCCCAAGGCCGCAGCATTTTAGCGATCTCGCGGCCATTTCCCCCCAGGCCGACGATGCCCACCGTCTTGCCCCTCAAATCGTCGGTCGGACGCCGTATGAATTCTGGGATCTGGCGCGCCCGTTCGAATAACCCGATCCGCCGTAATAATCCCATCATCAGTGCGAAGGTTTGCTCGGCGACCTGGGGAGCAAACAACCCCGACGCGCTGCTGACGACGATCTGCGGGTGGGCAATGACGCCGGGCACGAGGCAATGGTCCAGCCCAGCGGCAGACGACTGAATCCAACGCAGCCGATTGGCGGCGAGGGCTCGGTCCCAATCCACTGGAACCTTCGCATGGCCGATGAAAATATCCGCCGTCGGCAACAGTTCATCGATGCGCTCCTGCCCCGCATCAACAACTTCGATGCTGTGGTGCAGGGGAATCGAAGCATCGTCCGTCAATTCTGCGAGCGTTCGCTCGATCTGGTGTCGATGGTGTGCCTCTACCGGATAACACAACACGATGCGGCGAATCGATTCAAAGGGCTGCGGCTTGATCATGCCAATGAAGAGTTTTACTAGAAGGGGTTGGGGCCGCGGCAGACATCTCTTGCAGCGATGAAGAGACAGGAATGGACTCGGGATGTGGGACCGAGCCGGGACCTTCATCAGGTGTGTGCATGCAGGGATCTGGTCGCGGGTGACGGCTGCTACTCAGCCGGCAGCTTAGGACACACTCATCGATCGCTCAATCACAGGTGTATCACTTATCGCGCCATCACACATGGTTTGCCGGAGCTAGACCGCCTCTCGATGCACGGGGCCGATGCACGGGGCCACAGCGATGCACGGGGCCACAGCACTCAGGCGATGGTTTTCGCGATAAAACTAGTCCGCTGGTGAAACGGACCCGCTCAATGTGGCCGCGTTACCGGACCAAAATCAGGGCCCGCGTGATGACATCGTCACCGGCGCTCGACGACGACTCGGGTTGCTGCAGATCCTTACTCGATGGAATAGCCTCTAGCGGCAGAAATGTCTGTTCGCCCAGCAACTCGCGAAACGCCGCCAGCTCTTCACTGTCGTTGCTTTCCAGTTCGAAACTCAGCGGCTCGTCATGCTGAATTTTGGTGGCGTCGACACGAGTCAGCTTGCCGACCATTTGCAACATGGGAGCATCGGTGATCAGTGACAACCCAACCGCCTCTACCAATCGTGGTTCCTGCTGCAAACTCAAGAACAAGCGATCCACTTTCTTTGCGGAGGCCTGCAAGAAAATGACTTGAAATTTGGCCTCCTCATCAAAAGTATCCGCCCGCTTTGCCGCCGCGATCACGTCACGATTGATCGGTAGGCGAGGTGCGTCCTGCAAGCCGGCCTGACGCATCGCGTCACTGAGTACGTCCATCTGGCGACCCTGTGGACTCAGGCGTACCTCGTAGACCATCATCGCGCCCGTGAACGGCGAGTCGACTAGCAAGGAGGCGTCATCGCCGACGGACACCGTCGGTGAGCGATCCATTGCCTCGCTGGGAGTTGGTAAGGATACGATTGCATTCGGTGATGGACGGCTCGGTTCATCAATGCGGTTTGGTTCGCTCGGTAGTTCACCTACGGCCGCCTTGGGAGCATCCGCCGATGCAATCATCGGTTCAGGCTGGGGGGCAATGGGTTCAGTGGGCCCATTGATCTGGGCGGTCTCAATGTCGACCAACGGCCGCTCTGGATCAGCAGCGGGCTGCGGCTCGGATGTGGCGGACGGTTCATGCTGTGCGATCACAGGAGCGTCCAGTTCATCTGGGGAGTTCAAAGAGGTGATCAGCAAGACTGCAGCGGCGGTAGCTACCAAGCCAAGAATCAGCGACACGCGACGCCGATTACGTGCATCGATTGGTTGCTCACAAGTTAGCGATGTATGCGTTTCACCGTTGTTGTCGGCCGTCTGATCGCCTTCCATAGCCAATCTTCGGCGACGACTCTCTGCAAGCACGCGAGCGGCAAAGTCCCTCTTCAAGTGAGGACCCGTCGAGTGCTGCGCAGCAAAGAGTGCACGTAGATCCTCGCGATCTGCACGCATCGCATCGAACTGCGATTGCAAGGCGGGGATCTCCTGCATGCTCTGTTGCAGCATCTGCGTATCCGTCTCGTCCAGCTGGCCATCGAGATGGTCGCTGAGGAGTTGGTCGAAGTCGGGTTCGGGAGCTGACATGCTGTCGGGATCTCAATAGAATCAGGGTGCGGCGAGTTGTTGTAGAGCGAATCCGTTTGCTCAGACTCGTCGCGTGGCATCCGTGGGGAGAATAGGTCGTCCAGTTTGGTTGACAAAAGTGAGATGACTTGTACCCAGAAAAAGTTCCTAAATTAAGCGAAAACGACCCGAAACTTCTACAACACCGGTCCGTAGGGGTGAAAAAAGGCGGATTTTCGCCGTCCTACGCCCTCATTCGCCTTCCTATCTCACTCGCACTCCCCCCCCTCACCGACGCAGGTTCCCTTGACCGCCGACCGCGAAACACTCCTCCGGGCCAATCGACAATGCTACCAACAATTGACGGCAGCCGACTCGCCGCTGTGCCGAATTGTGTCGGATGAAGAGCTGCAGGATCCACTGCACACCGTCGATGGCATCGGTTGGTTAGGCGGCAATATTCGCGGTTGGAACGTGCTTTGTCTGGCCGCGGGTGGGGGCCGGCAAAGTTGTCTTTACGCCGCCGCCGGAGCGCAGGTGACGGTGGTCGATCTGAGCCCCGCGATGTTGGAATTGGACCGCCAAGCTGCTCAGCGACGCAGGTTCAACGTGCGCTTGATTGAAGGTTCGATGGACGATCTTTCCATGCTGCCGCGGGCCACATTTGATCTCGTTGTTCACCCCGTCAGCACCTGTTATCTACCCGATATCGGGGCCGTGTATGCGCAGGTCGCGGCGGTGACACGACCGGGTGGATTGTACATCAGCCAGCATAAGTCGCCGATCAGCCTGCAGGCTTCGGCCCATCGCCGCGACGGACAGTTCGTCTTGTTGCATGATTATTACCGAACCGATCCCGTACCAGCCCCTGAACCATCGACGGCCGTGTCGCGACGCTTGCGGGAACCGGGCGCAGTGGAATTCCTGCACCGTTGGGAGGAACTTGTCGGCGGCATGTGTCGGGCTGGTTTTACAGTTGAGGACTTGATCGAGCCGAAACATGCCACCAAGGACGCGGCGCCCCATAGTTTCGCCGACCGAGGTGCTGTGATCGCGCCCTACGTCCGCATCAAGGCTCGCCGACGTGGCGGCAGTAGCGAATCACGACCATCGAAGCAATCCGAAAAATCCAACCTGTGGATACCCTCCTGACCAAACGTGTCCACCCAGTGGCCAAGACTACTGATGTCGGTCATCGATTCGTTTACCTCCAGGGGGCTTTCCATGAACAGGTCATTCATCACCTATTACCGCGGCAATAAGCAACTCCACACCAGCAAACTCAATGGCTTCCCATTCGTTTCTTTCGGTGACCCGGTGGGCGAGGTCAATGGTGCGACCTGGTTCAATAGTGTCACGATCACGATTGGAGGCAACCGGGAGCGCGTGGTCACCAGCAAGGACTTCGATGGCCCAGTCGCGATCTGTTTTGAAACCTGTGGTCAACCCCCGCGATGGTTTGGCTTAGCCGATACAACGCCCACTCATCTCAGCACGAAAGAGACCGGCAGACGTCAGGAGACCTACGCCCAAGAGACGTCCGCTTGAGAGCGGCGTCTCTCCGCGGCGCGGCCGCACTGCCATCGCTACACCATCCACTGCGGCTGTGACTTCGCGTCATCGCCGAACCATCCGCGACGCTTGCCCGCATCGACCAGTCGGGCCGGAGGGCGGACGACGAGAAGAGTGGATAGCATGATGAACACGATCCCAAGCACGGCGAGCGGACGGCGCAGATCCGCGATCGTGTACACGCCTCCCTCGCCAGGACGGATGGTTTCGGTCGAGCAGATCGGCAATCCGTACACATCTGCCATCTTCACCACGTTGATCATGTTGATCACCGGCACACCCGAGGCCAGGAATCTGGTCGCGACACAATCGGTCGCTGTGCCTGCAGAGGATTCACCGGTCGGGTCGTCTTCAGTCGCCACTCGCGCTGTTGCTGCGGCTGTTTCGCGGCCGATGCCCAACAGTCGCCGAGGGCTGAGTTTCGACATGGGGCGGATCAAGCCTTCGCCGAGCACGTCATTGCCGATCGTGCCGCCGACTGACGCATCTCCACCGCCGACGTTGATGTAGACCGTATACGTTTCATCCTCCACGGCCTGAGCGTAGACCAGCATGCGGCGTTCAATCGCATCGTCATCGCTAGTACTATCCATTAGCGGCAGGCCGCTGCGATGAATAGATGCGTCGAGCAGCTCCAGAGTGTCTTTGCTCATCCCCGCTGCGCGATCTTGGAATCCACCTCGCGAAATCATTTCACTGCGATGTTGAATGATGCCCTGCTCGTACAGCAATTTTTCCATGTCGGGCCACATCATGTCTGGTGAATTGGCACCGAACTGGCTCGAGGCTGCACTGCTGATAATGACGGGCCGTAGGTCCATCGCTTCCGCTGCTGTATAGACCGCGATGTCCAGCGCGGGAAACGATCCGGTGCAGCCGATCGCGATCCGATCACCGGGGCGGACTCCAGCGTCTACCAGCAATCGTATTGCGACGGCAGCAAAGTTAGGGTTCACACTCGTGAGCTTGGCATCCAAGTGACCCGGCAAACTGGTCACCATCGACATGGAAGGACCAATCATGCCTGTGTTCGCCGGATCATGGACTTTAAGCATCTTGTGACCGAGCGAAACCCGCTGGCAGTGGATCGCCTCGAAAGCTTGTGCTGTCCGCTCAGAGGCTCGCAGCATGCGTTGCTCAAGGTCGGGGACATGCATCGCCTTGCCAGCTAATCGTTCGAGTCCCTGTGAACGACTGGGTGCATGCCGCAGTACGATCACCACGGCAATGGAGAGCGCCGCAAGAAATAGCAGGGATGCTGACGATATTTTTTGCGGCCGATAGTAAAGCTTTTTCATGGTTCGTTAGTGGGGAGCGGAGGCCGTTCGATGCGGTCAAGGTTGAATTGCGGACAGCGGAACACATGCCGACGCATCAGACGCCGGACAATGCTCAGGCGAGGTGGGTGACTCCCATCGCTACCAATGTCAGATAGACGAGGGACGTTGCGATGATGAGTGGTGAGAGCGTTTGCACAACGCCGCTCCGGGCGATCCACAAGGCGACCAATCCAGGGATGACAAAGCCGATCACAGTCATGCTCTGCATCCACGCCAGTGAACTTGCTGGATCAATGACCGCGCCACCGGCCATCGACGAGCTGACGCTGGGCCACACCATTTCCAGGGCGCCACGTAGCGTCGCTGCAACGGCAAATCCAAAGACCATCGTCAGAACCACTCGGCGACGACCGAACAAGATCGCGTACCGATCGACTTCATGAACTAACCAGGCCGTCAACAACGCAGCCAAAATTGTGGCAATAATGGTCAGGGGTTGATCGAACGAGAGGGCCAAATAGCCCGGCACAATCATCCCCCCGACGCTCAATCCAAACGCTTCGGTGAACAGCAAACTAACGACCAAACCAATTCCAATCGACAGAGCGAGCCATTCCATTTCAAACCATCTCCAGTACACGCGTGGGGGCTGATTGGGGAAGTGCGTATCGCTCCCAGCCTTCCTTCTGCTCGAAAAAGTCTGCCAACGCCATCCCCGGGCCAGCGATATTGCCGACACCCATTAGCAGCATGCCAGTATCTGAGTTTTCAGCGACGGCTGTCTTCTCAGCGACCGCCGTGGTCGCTCCTGCGCCGCTGTGCTTTTGCGTGCGTGCGGCCGCTTCAGCGGCGAACGACTCCAATAGCATTGTGACGACTTCGTCGCCGGAGGCATTGCCCAAGCAAAGTATGCGATTCTGGTCGATACCACCCTTGAGCAACCGACGCAGAAAGACGTCGGTGCCCGATCCGATAATGACGACGCGGTCGTAAGCTCGCCAGTTAACACAGGCATTCGCCATGGTCACTGAGCGGTCGATGCGGTCGACCCGGCAGTTCATGACCAGCACCCGGCGTGACACGCCGGGGAAATATTCGTAGGCAGCATCCCAAATACGAGTCGTTGACTCGGGGTCGTTCGCGGCGAAGGCGTTGACGAAGTGCCACGAGTCGCCTCGCACCGTTTGTTGGTGGACTCGCATCGCACCTGGATCTGGCTCAGCCGCCCACATCCCCTGGAGCGCAACATCTCGGGCCACGCCGAGTTGATCGCAAACCGCGAGCGACAAGGCTACGTTTTCAGCGTGCTCCAGGTAGGAAAACTGCGCGAGCTCTTCTGGCGTGATCATGGCCGAGTCAGCGGCGGTAATGTTTTTCAGCGACGAACCCCGGTCCGCACAAGCTGCGCCCATCACCTGCAATGAGTCAGCGCGGTCTTCGGCCGTCAATAGGGTGCCCCCGACTGGGACGGTTGCTGACAGGGCGCGGGCAACATCGAGCCGCGTCGGCCCCATCACATCGAGATGGTCGGCACGTGCATTGGTAATCACGCCGTGAGTTGAGCGGACTAGCTTCAATTCGCAAACCGATTGCAACAAGGGCTGCAGGGCCATGCACTCGATTACGAGTGCTTCAGCACCCTCAGCAACCGCGGTTTTGACAATGCGTTTCTGCTCGATCACGTTCGCGCGATCGGGGCGGAAAATCGGCAACTCTCGGCCGTCATCGAAAATCATTCGCGCCAACGTCCCCGTGGTCTTGGCACAGGTGCGTATTCCACCAGCCCGTAATCCTGCCGCGATCAACCGTGTCACCGAGGACTTGCCCCGTGTGCCGTTGACGTGAATCCGATAAGGGATTTTTTTGAGTTGACGGTGGTACCACCACGCTTCCAAAAGGGCAACCGAACCAACGATGGCGGCAACTGCCACCAATGCTACCAAGCCGTTCACTGACCGTTCTCTTTCAATTTGAGGAGAAACCTTGCCGCTCGATTCATGCCGGCATCG of the Allorhodopirellula heiligendammensis genome contains:
- a CDS encoding beta strand repeat-containing protein — encoded protein: MLNATAELMGTGDLLISGDATDDVVDVTLNTAGEIEIFDANGLVPIRIGTDGAGNPITTNSLDPSKITSNRLTANLGAGNDSLRIDVPVGLNVSADGGIGSDSLDISLNADASNLSSNTLILTAEDIRVDGGGDDIDFATSTLLSDGAGGLITIDNANQIRLGEIDVVDGSLQIGDVGAPVTDAISQAAGTGISADLVSIYAAGDVDLSSTANSVDTIDLFLDAGVSGVADGNIHLVANTIHVDGGGDDIDFATSTLLSDGAGGLITIDNANQIRLGEIDVVDGSLQIGDVGAPVSDAISQAAGTGISADLVSIYAAGDVDLSSTANSIDTIDLFLDAGVSGVADGNIHLVANTIHVDGGGDDIDFATSTLLSDGAGGLITIDNANQIRLGEIDVVDGSLQIGDVGAPVSDAISQAAGTGISADLVSIYAAGDVDLSSTGNSIGTVDRIVSGGTVDVHSNVNGLPGATLTVHQIETASGGARGDINISVTGSLDLVSTTIGNDNVLNTENGEINIVASGDIRILDQGVVNDGSGGDREIIAGGDNGRLMMSAGNAWIAGDSIQIYASQVSDAAVRINAPSVVIGNDFEINTGNGVGIAHRFAPRPELTVVAPGQIQPVYPGVITDPTNPNYVKIETAFYDVESIETDILTQANENDASGVLSIDIGAAGENGLSLFIDWGGISNRFEQLDNLPGDHTRVDVSHVYLESDILNSTLNGRGSATDPLAVRFAVSHHASIVVTGDSVEQTVPANQIATAGGPTLQNSVPGRLISSTDNPLTAPLESGRAFFVIPRVNVPMAFFPVRDVLPEPIEPTPPVILTSSVQLSSVVVDTVESSASPPSIRDEYFQLRTLSPDPNGEDLIEPIRLPDSILAEDRLDELFAELPDGAYEIDYVIGNSEERLILRVDLRGGKAIIVENEIEGAPLELEVLDLPGQIEMLDTVPANELDDGSR
- a CDS encoding DUF3127 domain-containing protein, whose protein sequence is MSDAKVRGVVHMIEETKTYGQKGFRKRMVVLEQDKGSFTNYVPVEFTRDACDTVDGLKKGDEVEITYRLNGRRWQKDADSEVKFFVNLEALTYQVVGDGPTSSGSANDAFAEAGGEDDDAPF
- a CDS encoding D-2-hydroxyacid dehydrogenase — translated: MIKPQPFESIRRIVLCYPVEAHHRHQIERTLAELTDDASIPLHHSIEVVDAGQERIDELLPTADIFIGHAKVPVDWDRALAANRLRWIQSSAAGLDHCLVPGVIAHPQIVVSSASGLFAPQVAEQTFALMMGLLRRIGLFERARQIPEFIRRPTDDLRGKTVGIVGLGGNGREIAKMLRPWEVRVLATDFYPESQPPEVAELWPAARVNDLFAAADIVILTLPLNALTHHCIGAEQFAAMKPGGYFINVARGPVVDEAALVAALASGHLAGAGVDVTETEPLPPTSPLWTDPHVLITPHVGAQSIRRVDDTTDLVCINLRRYFAGDPLFNRVDKNLGFPHPSVSYRVAGAAAQVSPNSAATVSNPSLQNDTRDQS
- a CDS encoding class I SAM-dependent methyltransferase; its protein translation is MTAADSPLCRIVSDEELQDPLHTVDGIGWLGGNIRGWNVLCLAAGGGRQSCLYAAAGAQVTVVDLSPAMLELDRQAAQRRRFNVRLIEGSMDDLSMLPRATFDLVVHPVSTCYLPDIGAVYAQVAAVTRPGGLYISQHKSPISLQASAHRRDGQFVLLHDYYRTDPVPAPEPSTAVSRRLREPGAVEFLHRWEELVGGMCRAGFTVEDLIEPKHATKDAAPHSFADRGAVIAPYVRIKARRRGGSSESRPSKQSEKSNLWIPS
- the pgsW gene encoding poly-gamma-glutamate system protein is translated as MKKLYYRPQKISSASLLFLAALSIAVVIVLRHAPSRSQGLERLAGKAMHVPDLEQRMLRASERTAQAFEAIHCQRVSLGHKMLKVHDPANTGMIGPSMSMVTSLPGHLDAKLTSVNPNFAAVAIRLLVDAGVRPGDRIAIGCTGSFPALDIAVYTAAEAMDLRPVIISSAASSQFGANSPDMMWPDMEKLLYEQGIIQHRSEMISRGGFQDRAAGMSKDTLELLDASIHRSGLPLMDSTSDDDAIERRMLVYAQAVEDETYTVYINVGGGDASVGGTIGNDVLGEGLIRPMSKLSPRRLLGIGRETAAATARVATEDDPTGESSAGTATDCVATRFLASGVPVINMINVVKMADVYGLPICSTETIRPGEGGVYTIADLRRPLAVLGIVFIMLSTLLVVRPPARLVDAGKRRGWFGDDAKSQPQWMV
- the pgsC gene encoding poly-gamma-glutamate biosynthesis protein PgsC, which gives rise to MEWLALSIGIGLVVSLLFTEAFGLSVGGMIVPGYLALSFDQPLTIIATILAALLTAWLVHEVDRYAILFGRRRVVLTMVFGFAVAATLRGALEMVWPSVSSSMAGGAVIDPASSLAWMQSMTVIGFVIPGLVALWIARSGVVQTLSPLIIATSLVYLTLVAMGVTHLA
- the pgsB gene encoding poly-gamma-glutamate synthase PgsB gives rise to the protein MNGLVALVAVAAIVGSVALLEAWWYHRQLKKIPYRIHVNGTRGKSSVTRLIAAGLRAGGIRTCAKTTGTLARMIFDDGRELPIFRPDRANVIEQKRIVKTAVAEGAEALVIECMALQPLLQSVCELKLVRSTHGVITNARADHLDVMGPTRLDVARALSATVPVGGTLLTAEDRADSLQVMGAACADRGSSLKNITAADSAMITPEELAQFSYLEHAENVALSLAVCDQLGVARDVALQGMWAAEPDPGAMRVHQQTVRGDSWHFVNAFAANDPESTTRIWDAAYEYFPGVSRRVLVMNCRVDRIDRSVTMANACVNWRAYDRVVIIGSGTDVFLRRLLKGGIDQNRILCLGNASGDEVVTMLLESFAAEAAARTQKHSGAGATTAVAEKTAVAENSDTGMLLMGVGNIAGPGMALADFFEQKEGWERYALPQSAPTRVLEMV